One window of Amaranthus tricolor cultivar Red isolate AtriRed21 chromosome 13, ASM2621246v1, whole genome shotgun sequence genomic DNA carries:
- the LOC130798808 gene encoding uncharacterized protein LOC130798808 has product MSLSHDSIIVYNIISSNENGTQSTNLFFHGIICLGFLHPTPSSSTTLPASHPPRVHLVDSHILPDDSFKASVSKDFEWQRLDDSVRTWIYGTISPSLLQSIVRPDDCAFDAWTRIENNFQNNKTSQILHLESQFNDISLSNFSNVKAYCNELETITTSLTNLGASISDNRLALQVLYGLNSDYKNFRSLVQHMTPIPSFDTLRSMLELEERSNHKHSSTAQDTALITTSKANSNHFASRGTSHHHGGHR; this is encoded by the exons ATGAGTCTGTCTCAtg ATTCTATTATTGTATATAACATCATTTCATCTAATGAGAATGGCACCCAATCAACCAATCTATTCTTTCATGGAATCATTTGCCTAGGTTTCTTGCATCCTACTCCTTCCTCCTCCACCACCCTGCCCGCTAGCCACCCTCCACG AGTTCATCTTGTGGATTCTCACATTCTTCCTGATGACTCCTTTAAAGCATCGGTTTCTAAAGATTTCGAATGGCAACGACTTGATGACAGCGTTCGCACATGGATTTATGGCACCATTAGTCCATCCCTTCTCCAATCCATTGTTCGTCCTGATGATTGTGCCTTTGATGCTTGGACTCGTATTgagaacaattttcaaaataataaaacctcTCAGATTCTTCATCTTGAGTctcaatttaatgacatttctcTCTCGAATTTTTCCAATGTCAAAGCCTATTGCAACGAACTTGAAACTATTACTACTTCTCTTACTAATCTTGGTGCTTCTATCTCTGATAATCGATTGGCTCTTCAAGTACTTTATGGTTTGAATTCTGATTATAAAAATTTTCGGTCTTTGGTTCAACACATGACTCCAATTCCCTCTTTTGATACTCTTCGTTCTATGTTGGAATTAGAAGAGCGCTCAAACCATAAACACTCTTCTACCGCTCAAGATACGGCTCTTATTACTACATCTAAGGCCAATTCCAACCATTTTGCGTCCCGTGGTACCTCCCACCACCATGGTGGCCACCGTTAG